A genome region from Brassica oleracea var. oleracea cultivar TO1000 chromosome C2, BOL, whole genome shotgun sequence includes the following:
- the LOC106324133 gene encoding uncharacterized protein LOC106324133, translating to MAAIPAAVDRAYGVTNIKSHIPIILDTDDHNYDAWRELILTHCQSFDVAGHLDGTLVPADDVDTVWTKKDGLVKLWLYGTLSKNLLKSTFKTGGTARYIWLRIENFFRNNKEARAIQLDHDLRNKEI from the coding sequence ATGGCCGCTATCCCCGCTGCCGTTGATCGAGCATATGGAGTAACAAACATCAAATCCCATATCCCGATTATCCTAGATACGGACGATCACAACTATGACGCATGGAGAGAACTCATTCTCACCCATTGCCAAAGTTTTGATGTTGCTGGCCACTTGGACGGCACACTTGTTCCTGCAGATGATGTCGACACTGTGTGGACCAAGAAAGATGGTCTCGTTAAGCTATGGCTGTACGGAACCTTATCCAAAAATCTCTTAAAAAGCACCTTCAAGACGGGAGGGACTGCACGATATATCTGGTTGCGAATCGAAAACTTTTTTCGGAACAACAAAGAGGCTAGAGCCATACAGCTTGATCATGACTTGCGGAACAAGGAAATTTGA